One window from the genome of Musa acuminata AAA Group cultivar baxijiao chromosome BXJ1-4, Cavendish_Baxijiao_AAA, whole genome shotgun sequence encodes:
- the LOC135652663 gene encoding uncharacterized protein LOC135652663 isoform X2 gives MDQLHRFPPTLVTGGASFLWQQPQEAGGTTAADELKQALLRTTLELESTRVTAQEELRRMESQALHLSRLLEVATRERDEARHAVLLLFLHHGDHPHLPSHPEPNLDPNTNPAHSLAFDDGSDVAAAAAAEDVGESSNGASPPALTALAEVESAAARRGLPEKGRLVKAVMGAGPLLQTLLLAGPLPQWRHPPPDLRSSEIPPVAISLNPNPKNEKDGEGSLSPLPASLRNSSSSSSSLESGSNCNFGSELQNATFSLKSV, from the exons ATGGACCAACTCCATCGCTTCCCTCCGACACTTGTCACCGGCGGCGCTTCTTTTCTTTGGCAGCAGCCTCAG GAAGCGGGCGGAACCACGGCCGCAGACGAGCTGAAGCAGGCGCTCCTCCGGACGACCCTGGAGCTGGAGTCCACCCGCGTCACCGCCCAGGAGGAGCTACGGAGGATGGAGTCCCAGGCCCTCCACCTCTCCCGCCTGCTCGAGGTCGCCACCCGGGAGCGCGACGAGGCCCGCCACGCCgtcctccttctcttcctccaccacGGCGACCACCCCCACCTTCCCTCCCACCCCGAGCCCAACCTCGACCCCAACACCAACCCCGCCCACTCCCTTGCCTTCGACGACGGGAGCGACGTTGCGGCGGCTGCCGCCGCAGAGGACGTGGGCGAGAGCAGCAACGGGGCGTCGCCGCCGGCGCTGACGGCGTTGGCCGAGGTCGAGTCGGCGGCCGCGAGGAGGGGCCTGCCGGAGAAAGGGCGGCTGGTGAAGGCGGTGATGGGGGCGGGGCCGCTGTTGCAGACGCTGCTGCTGGCGGGGCCGCTCCCACAGTGGCGTCACCCGCCGCCGGACCTCCGCAGCTCCGAGATCCCCCCTGTGGCCATCagcctgaacccaaacccaaagaACGAGAAGGACGGAGAGGGGTCCCTGTCGCCGTTGCCGGCCTCCCTTCGgaactcctcctcctcgtcttcatCACTGGAGAGTGGCAGCAACTGTAATTTCGGAAGCGAGTTACAAAACGCTACGTTTTCTTTGAAATCCGTGTGA
- the LOC135652663 gene encoding uncharacterized protein LOC135652663 isoform X1 translates to MDQLHRFPPTLVTGGASFLWQQPQNASQEAGGTTAADELKQALLRTTLELESTRVTAQEELRRMESQALHLSRLLEVATRERDEARHAVLLLFLHHGDHPHLPSHPEPNLDPNTNPAHSLAFDDGSDVAAAAAAEDVGESSNGASPPALTALAEVESAAARRGLPEKGRLVKAVMGAGPLLQTLLLAGPLPQWRHPPPDLRSSEIPPVAISLNPNPKNEKDGEGSLSPLPASLRNSSSSSSSLESGSNCNFGSELQNATFSLKSV, encoded by the exons ATGGACCAACTCCATCGCTTCCCTCCGACACTTGTCACCGGCGGCGCTTCTTTTCTTTGGCAGCAGCCTCAG AATGCATCGCAGGAAGCGGGCGGAACCACGGCCGCAGACGAGCTGAAGCAGGCGCTCCTCCGGACGACCCTGGAGCTGGAGTCCACCCGCGTCACCGCCCAGGAGGAGCTACGGAGGATGGAGTCCCAGGCCCTCCACCTCTCCCGCCTGCTCGAGGTCGCCACCCGGGAGCGCGACGAGGCCCGCCACGCCgtcctccttctcttcctccaccacGGCGACCACCCCCACCTTCCCTCCCACCCCGAGCCCAACCTCGACCCCAACACCAACCCCGCCCACTCCCTTGCCTTCGACGACGGGAGCGACGTTGCGGCGGCTGCCGCCGCAGAGGACGTGGGCGAGAGCAGCAACGGGGCGTCGCCGCCGGCGCTGACGGCGTTGGCCGAGGTCGAGTCGGCGGCCGCGAGGAGGGGCCTGCCGGAGAAAGGGCGGCTGGTGAAGGCGGTGATGGGGGCGGGGCCGCTGTTGCAGACGCTGCTGCTGGCGGGGCCGCTCCCACAGTGGCGTCACCCGCCGCCGGACCTCCGCAGCTCCGAGATCCCCCCTGTGGCCATCagcctgaacccaaacccaaagaACGAGAAGGACGGAGAGGGGTCCCTGTCGCCGTTGCCGGCCTCCCTTCGgaactcctcctcctcgtcttcatCACTGGAGAGTGGCAGCAACTGTAATTTCGGAAGCGAGTTACAAAACGCTACGTTTTCTTTGAAATCCGTGTGA